One Micromonospora eburnea genomic region harbors:
- a CDS encoding thiazole synthase yields the protein MSGVTFEIGGTAFGSRLILGTGGAANLHVLEQAIRASGTELVTLALRRVDTAPGSAGGLLDLLDRCGVRVLPNTAGCHTASEAVKVAHLAREAFDTEWVKLEVIGDERTLLPDGVELLRAAEELVADGFTVLPYTSDDPVLARRLADVGCAAVMPAGAPIGSGLGVSNPHHIRLIRQAVDVPVILDAGIGTASDAALAMELGCDAVLLASAVTRAADPEAMATAMRHAVQAGRLAYRAGRIPRRLHALPSTPHEGRPDL from the coding sequence GTGAGCGGCGTGACCTTCGAGATCGGCGGGACCGCGTTCGGCTCCCGGCTCATCCTCGGCACCGGCGGCGCCGCCAACCTGCACGTGCTGGAGCAGGCGATCCGCGCCTCCGGCACCGAGCTGGTCACGCTTGCGCTGCGCCGGGTGGACACCGCGCCGGGCAGCGCCGGTGGCCTGCTCGACCTGCTCGACCGGTGCGGCGTACGGGTGCTGCCGAACACGGCCGGCTGCCACACCGCGTCCGAGGCGGTGAAGGTGGCCCACCTGGCCCGCGAGGCGTTCGACACCGAGTGGGTGAAGCTGGAGGTGATCGGTGACGAGCGCACGCTGCTGCCCGACGGGGTGGAGCTGCTGCGCGCCGCCGAGGAGTTGGTGGCCGACGGGTTCACCGTGCTGCCGTACACCTCGGACGATCCGGTCCTGGCCCGGCGGCTGGCCGACGTGGGCTGCGCGGCGGTGATGCCGGCCGGCGCCCCGATCGGCTCCGGCCTGGGGGTGAGCAACCCGCACCACATCCGGTTGATCCGGCAGGCCGTGGACGTGCCGGTGATCCTCGACGCCGGCATCGGCACCGCTTCGGACGCCGCGCTCGCCATGGAGTTGGGTTGCGACGCGGTACTGCTGGCCAGCGCGGTCACCCGGGCTGCCGACCCGGAGGCGATGGCCACCGCCATGCGCCACGCGGTGCAGGCTGGGCGACTCGCGTACCGGGCGGGCCGCATCCCCCGCCGCCTCCACGCCCTCCCCTCCACTCCGCACGAGGGCAGGCCCGACCTGTGA
- the thiS gene encoding sulfur carrier protein ThiS, with protein sequence MELIVNGAGRTVPGGATVADLVREVTDQRRGLAVAVNGEVVPRGGWAATRLRDGDRVEVLSAAQGG encoded by the coding sequence ATGGAACTGATCGTCAACGGCGCCGGGCGGACCGTGCCCGGCGGAGCGACCGTGGCCGACCTGGTCCGGGAGGTCACCGACCAGCGGCGCGGCCTCGCGGTCGCGGTCAACGGCGAGGTCGTGCCGCGCGGCGGCTGGGCGGCGACCAGGCTGCGCGACGGTGACCGGGTCGAGGTGCTCAGCGCCGCGCAGGGTGGGTGA
- the thiO gene encoding glycine oxidase ThiO, producing MLGGDPSYTGGVNRGPFLPDVGVVGAGPVGLAIAWRCAQRGLRVVVHDPAPGSGASHVAAGMLAPVAEAYFGERELTGLLAESAARWPAFAAELSEAAGTDVGYRTDGTLVVGLTADDLAEARRLWAYQQGLGLPITPLRPSALREHEPALATRVRGGAVAPGDHQVDPRRLLPALRTAAERAGVTLRPAPVARLSDVAARVTVVAAGCGAAALTGLPVRPVKGQVLRLRAPDRGTPGFRHVIRGYADGESVYLVPRDSGEVVVGATVEERADTEVTAGAVLRLLRAAVDLVPELAEYDLVEASAGLRPGTPDNAPVIGPLPGRPGVLAATGHHRHGIVLTPVTADLVTELIVTGEPDPLLAPFSPDRFVGAGASPAPAREQTASGIEEERRWN from the coding sequence GTGTTAGGAGGGGACCCCTCCTATACCGGAGGCGTTAACAGGGGGCCCTTCCTTCCGGATGTCGGGGTTGTGGGGGCGGGACCGGTCGGGCTGGCGATCGCGTGGCGGTGCGCGCAGCGCGGGCTGCGGGTGGTCGTCCACGACCCGGCACCGGGCTCCGGGGCGTCCCACGTGGCGGCCGGGATGCTCGCGCCGGTGGCCGAGGCGTACTTCGGGGAGCGGGAGCTGACCGGACTGCTCGCCGAGTCCGCCGCCCGCTGGCCGGCCTTCGCCGCCGAGCTGTCCGAGGCCGCCGGCACCGACGTCGGGTACCGCACCGACGGCACGCTGGTGGTCGGGCTGACCGCCGACGACCTGGCCGAGGCGCGCCGGCTCTGGGCGTACCAGCAGGGGTTGGGGTTGCCGATCACGCCGCTGCGCCCGTCGGCGCTGCGGGAGCACGAGCCGGCGCTGGCCACCCGGGTGCGCGGCGGCGCGGTCGCCCCCGGCGACCACCAGGTCGACCCGCGCCGGCTGCTGCCCGCGCTGCGGACGGCGGCCGAGCGGGCCGGCGTCACGCTGCGCCCCGCCCCGGTCGCCCGGCTCTCCGACGTGGCCGCCCGGGTCACCGTCGTCGCCGCCGGCTGCGGCGCGGCGGCGCTCACCGGGCTGCCGGTCCGGCCGGTGAAGGGCCAGGTGCTCCGGCTCCGCGCGCCCGATCGCGGCACGCCGGGCTTCCGGCACGTGATCCGGGGGTACGCCGACGGCGAGTCGGTCTACCTGGTGCCCCGGGACAGCGGCGAGGTGGTGGTCGGGGCGACCGTCGAGGAGCGCGCCGACACCGAGGTGACCGCCGGCGCGGTGCTCCGGCTGCTGCGCGCCGCCGTCGACCTGGTCCCCGAGCTGGCCGAGTACGACCTGGTGGAGGCGTCCGCCGGGCTGCGCCCCGGTACGCCGGACAACGCGCCGGTCATCGGGCCGCTGCCCGGCCGGCCGGGCGTGCTCGCCGCCACCGGCCATCACCGGCACGGCATCGTGCTCACCCCGGTCACCGCCGACCTGGTCACCGAACTGATCGTCACCGGTGAGCCGGACCCGCTGCTCGCCCCGTTCAGCCCGGACCGGTTCGTCGGCGCCGGCGCGTCGCCCGCCCCGGCCCGGGAACAGACCGCATCCGGCATCGAGGAGGAGCGCAGATGGAACTGA